One bacterium genomic region harbors:
- a CDS encoding biopolymer transporter ExbD, with product MSVIRKRGSVLESDAINLTPLIDAVFLLLIFFMVTTVFKNPAQLKLTLPDASYPSKLDKKQLVAEMDSEGNIAINGVNVTFDSFEAYLAQEKHKSGNNTLLIRADINTRHGDVLKLMKMARAQQIETIAMAVNDLNDQEETKK from the coding sequence ATGTCAGTCATACGAAAAAGAGGGTCAGTTCTTGAATCCGATGCAATCAATTTAACACCCTTGATTGATGCGGTTTTTCTTTTGCTGATTTTCTTTATGGTTACAACGGTATTCAAGAACCCTGCTCAGTTAAAACTCACACTGCCAGATGCATCATATCCGTCAAAACTCGATAAAAAACAGCTTGTTGCCGAAATGGATTCCGAAGGCAATATCGCTATCAATGGTGTTAATGTCACTTTTGATTCTTTTGAAGCGTATTTAGCTCAGGAAAAACATAAGTCAGGTAATAACACCTTATTGATCCGCGCTGATATCAACACGCGGCACGGTGATGTTCTGAAACTTATGAAAATGGCGCGAGCTCAGCAGATTGAAACAATTGCTATGGCAGTTAATGATTTAAATGATCAGGAAGAAACGAAGAAGTAA
- a CDS encoding DUF4159 domain-containing protein encodes MAEKYQSSRFKGPSDAIDLERLEKETQKLFFLGLLVAISLHAAVGSYFMFKKTEVKVVRPATMELVIRRPRMTKAFEFKKKRVKTRTMERKKVVERKPTADIQTKSISTVDLMGNVASFEYSNEMKTDLDSEVFIPEGIDIEMTSTREPEKQISMKEEMISLEDLDTGQYKAMVIQDPNNKQSIKGFVYISTAWGAQLKPPDKLKRAVINLVEAVNRYTNINAKVDSHLYLDSRKIFDTPFVYVVSDKAYELTEIERKNFGSYLRKGGFAVVDNGTPEYEFGQAEASLRQMMKDSLGADAQFLPIPNEHPLYHCFFDFNDGPPQGSEIEMVQTTTTGAQGETARNSSMAKAVHYLEGIWLDERLVAIYSDKGYAKKWKELSNNEPQLKIGVNFVVFALTQAGGIAQQKMDFFSAVQ; translated from the coding sequence ATGGCGGAAAAGTATCAATCATCAAGATTTAAAGGTCCGTCAGATGCTATCGATCTGGAAAGACTGGAGAAAGAAACTCAGAAGCTTTTTTTTCTTGGCCTTCTTGTTGCAATCTCTCTCCATGCTGCTGTCGGTTCATACTTCATGTTTAAAAAGACTGAAGTGAAGGTTGTCAGACCTGCGACAATGGAACTAGTGATCAGACGTCCGAGGATGACGAAAGCATTTGAGTTCAAGAAAAAAAGAGTTAAAACTCGAACCATGGAACGCAAAAAAGTTGTTGAGAGGAAACCGACCGCTGATATTCAGACAAAATCGATATCAACCGTCGATCTCATGGGTAATGTAGCGTCGTTTGAATATTCTAACGAGATGAAGACTGACTTGGATTCCGAGGTTTTCATTCCTGAAGGTATCGATATTGAAATGACATCGACCCGTGAACCGGAAAAACAGATATCGATGAAAGAAGAAATGATCTCCCTCGAGGACCTGGATACTGGCCAGTATAAGGCTATGGTTATTCAGGATCCCAACAACAAACAGAGCATCAAAGGTTTCGTGTATATTTCCACCGCATGGGGTGCACAATTAAAACCGCCTGACAAGTTGAAACGAGCGGTTATCAATCTTGTTGAAGCAGTGAACCGCTATACGAACATCAATGCGAAGGTTGATAGTCATTTATATCTCGATTCACGTAAGATTTTCGACACCCCGTTTGTTTACGTCGTTTCAGACAAAGCTTATGAATTAACTGAAATCGAACGTAAAAATTTTGGTAGTTATTTACGGAAAGGTGGATTTGCAGTCGTTGATAACGGGACTCCGGAATACGAGTTCGGGCAGGCGGAAGCTTCACTTCGGCAGATGATGAAAGATTCGTTGGGCGCCGATGCACAGTTTCTCCCGATTCCGAATGAACATCCGCTGTATCATTGTTTCTTTGATTTTAATGACGGCCCTCCACAGGGATCAGAGATAGAGATGGTGCAGACTACTACAACCGGGGCACAAGGTGAAACAGCCCGAAATTCATCGATGGCGAAAGCGGTTCACTATCTTGAGGGAATATGGCTTGATGAACGGCTTGTGGCAATTTATTCTGACAAGGGATATGCAAAGAAATGGAAAGAATTGTCAAATAATGAACCACAGCTCAAGATAGGTGTGAATTTTGTGGTATTCGCTTTAACACAGGCTGGTGGAATAGCACAGCAGAAAATGGATTTCTTCTCCGCTGTTCAATAG
- a CDS encoding AgmX/PglI C-terminal domain-containing protein: MTIAVKRKIIVSLILALPFLLAVSCFLYPPEIRYSSYLVPNMESNDPAYSIEKDTGGVVYDLGGSSIVVKYMTDAELNELFPEESAHGLYSTNPYSYGNWIDPDLGYTPNRFTVFGVTIVNRTFAKMRLDPVEAVLITDLGETFHSYTVSIAAARYGNSFENYFKSILGQSGNEFYRYEMRLGMVRGKNYGLDEIIFRGDSYTGLIAFDPLRPEVKKCRLDLHDVVYRFDAFNRPADVVDVSFNLDRKVDKVVVTREMKQKELEREKVRIRMTGPQQLVGNRVNDSSRNARAIDKALEDNVSPMETCFLTRYRRGEVNPGQMMLSFTIDPSGRVTSQNVLEVTGINSENFMNCILDVIKTLKFDTIQDMPNEGTNIVKGPAKPVNVTYPLTFSVYVEE; this comes from the coding sequence ATGACAATAGCCGTAAAACGAAAAATTATTGTATCGTTGATACTGGCGTTGCCGTTTCTTCTGGCAGTGAGTTGTTTTTTATACCCTCCAGAAATACGCTACAGCTCGTATCTTGTACCCAATATGGAAAGCAATGATCCGGCGTACTCCATTGAAAAGGATACAGGTGGTGTTGTTTATGACCTCGGCGGTTCCAGTATTGTCGTTAAGTATATGACGGATGCGGAACTGAATGAGTTGTTCCCCGAAGAATCAGCTCATGGTTTATATTCCACAAATCCGTATTCGTATGGAAACTGGATCGATCCGGATCTCGGGTATACTCCGAACCGTTTCACGGTATTCGGCGTTACCATTGTTAACAGAACGTTTGCAAAAATGAGACTCGATCCTGTTGAAGCCGTTCTTATTACCGATTTGGGTGAAACGTTCCATTCCTATACGGTAAGTATTGCTGCCGCCCGGTATGGAAATAGTTTCGAGAACTATTTTAAGTCGATTCTCGGACAGTCGGGAAATGAGTTCTACCGTTATGAGATGCGCCTCGGTATGGTTCGCGGTAAAAATTATGGTTTGGACGAAATCATATTCCGTGGAGACAGCTATACCGGACTCATCGCATTTGATCCGTTACGTCCCGAAGTTAAAAAATGCAGACTTGATCTCCATGATGTCGTCTACCGTTTCGACGCGTTTAACAGGCCTGCCGATGTTGTCGATGTTTCGTTCAACCTTGACAGGAAAGTTGACAAAGTCGTTGTAACACGTGAAATGAAGCAGAAAGAGCTTGAGCGTGAAAAAGTACGTATCAGAATGACAGGTCCTCAGCAGCTCGTCGGGAACCGTGTCAATGACAGTTCCAGGAACGCTCGAGCAATTGATAAAGCCCTTGAGGATAACGTCTCTCCGATGGAAACCTGTTTTCTTACACGGTACAGACGAGGTGAAGTCAATCCTGGTCAGATGATGTTATCGTTCACTATAGACCCAAGCGGCAGGGTAACATCGCAGAATGTTCTTGAAGTAACGGGTATCAACAGTGAGAATTTCATGAATTGTATTCTCGATGTTATTAAAACATTGAAATTTGATACGATTCAGGATATGCCGAATGAGGGTACTAACATTGTAAAGGGACCTGCCAAACCAGTCAATGTAACTTACCCGCTTACATTCTCGGTGTATGTTGAAGAATAA